TGCGCCAGGTTCGATATCAGTCAAGCAAATCTCTTCAAATATCATTTTTGCCCCTCAAAAGGGTTTTATACATTTgaaacagtttataaaaaatgtgtcaTCATTCTTGAATGCGGCACTACATAGGACGGTAGAGCTAATAACCGCCAAATATCAATGatgcattttataaaaaaaaacatcatcataTCTAATAATAATGCGACTGAGAACAATGAAATAACATGTTGTCCAATAGAAATTCGATCATGATTCTAATAATACGATGATCGGATGCGAGGATCCACATTTGAATGTCATGCTATTTATACAGTTAGAAAGTTCGAGCGTCCATCATTGATCGGTGTCGATGTTCCGTTCAATAGGGATGAACCTCACcgaattatgtttgtttgtattagaAAGCCAGTATTTTGAAGGAATAGTAAGATGTCGCAGTATACCTACACTAGATACCCAACTACTCTACCCGCCGTTAACCGTTTCTCAGAATGTTTCCCGTTGTATTCTAGTTACGATGAAGACCATTTCCTATAAGTTTCTGTCAAATTTACCTAAGTAGGTTACAATGAGCAAATTGCAGTAGTTTGGTTATCGCAACTCAAACGCAATCTAATTAAGAAATTAGATCTATTTTTGTCCATAATGTCTCATGAGTAAGACCTAATTAATCATAGTAAACAGGAGGCAACCTTGTGATGTGTTTGTCTGATGCGCTACAGAGCTAGTCTATAAAAGCATTTGGCACACTCATAAGTAGTTCAGTCAATCCCTTGTTTACTGCCGGGATCGGACCGTTTCAAGATGGAGTTCCCTAGGATGTGTCCCATCCGTTGGCTCAGTCAGTCAGATCAAAACTTCGGCATGTGCTCGCCTCACGAGTTCATGTATCCTCTCTACGATATGCATTCAAGTTATTTCCGTCCTTGGAAGTGGCAAGATCAAACCACTGTCAAAGAACTTTCATCTACAATAGAGAACGAGAAAGGTAACTTCAAAATCACGCTGGATGTTCAACATTTCCGTCCAAATGAGATTAACGTAAAAGTGTCGAACAGAGAAATAATAGTGGAAGGACAACACGAGGAAAGACCAGACACTCACGGGTTTGTCACAAGACAATTCAAAAGGCGATATCCACTACCAAGCCAGTATCCGTCAGAGAATGTGAGCTGCACGTTATCTTCTGACGGCATCTTAACCATTATTGCAGAGAAAAGTATTACTCAAGAAGTAGAAAAGATTGTGCCTATCAAAATGTGTGGCGCCCGACAGACTCTAATTGAAACGAAAATATCTTCGGAAATTTCAGAAAAGAcacaaaaggaaaatattaagGATACGGAAGATTTCATGAGCAAAAACAAAAGTCAAGTTATGGTAAAAGAAGACCACAGCCGTTTGTTGAGGCCGGAACTTTTGAAAGAGGCGACTAATGGTACCTGCACAGAGAAGACAGCGGTAAAAGAGAGCGTTGATATAATGAAGACATCTATAAAGACTGATCCACTGAACATTAGCAGCACCACTAACAAAATTGAAGAGTCTATTGGGAAGTCGATAATGGGTTTGACGGCTTTAACTGAACAGTTGGGCCAAAGTAGTTTAGCCTCCACTTCAGAGATGTGCGGCATGAAAAGCACGACAGAAAACAAGTGTGGCATGAAAGTTGAATCAGACAAAATAACGTGTGGTATAAAAGTACCTACAGAAAGTATCAGTAGTATGAAAGCGGCATCAGAAACTACTTGTGGCATGAAAGCAGCCACAGATAACATCATGAAAGGTGTGACAGAAAACATTTGTGGCGTAAAAGGAGCTTCGGAAACCATATGTGGCATGAAAACAGCATCAGAAACTACTTGTGGCATGAAAGCAGCATCAGAAAGTACTTGTGGCATGAAAGCAGCTACAGAAAATATTTGTGGCATGAAAGGAGCCACAGAAAATATTTGTGGCATGAAAGGAGCTACAGAAAACATTTGTGGCATGAAAGGTGCGTCGGAAAATGTTAGTGGCATGAAAAGTTCTTCGGAAATGAGTGGCATGAAAAGCTCATTAGGGATGAGCGGCATTAAAGGCGTAACAGAAATGGGCAGCTTGAAAAATAGCTCTGAAATGTCTGGTATGAAAGGCATGTCACGAACGGTAATTGAAGAGAGTTCGTCATCGTACAAATCGTCATCGTCATCAATGTCATCGAGCATGAGAGTGAGTGGGAAGACCGGAGACTGCGTCAGCGACATCATTAGCGCGGAACTGAGGGAGGCGGCAgaaaacgtataaaaatattacctaattcttttacaaatatttattaatcttaattttattataaaaagatttatttaatctCGTTacaaagttaaatcttattttacGTCAGCAAATgccttaaaaatgtattttccattcaatatttaattttaaactaattttacagATTTAATTAAGCAAAAAATTGTCTGGCTATCACTCTATTCATTTGTAAAACTATTAATATCAGAGATAATATAACATAGCCACAACAAACcgaatagttttattttaataaatacaattaagaataaataacaGAATTGCACTTGTCACAAATAAAGctagttaaaaaaatctcacTTTAGAAAAACTAACccacatttaaaatttatgtgaGATCATGGatgactttttattaaaattatttatttattatgtacttagttaTCAAACCTACAAATGTAATTGAAAGATACTTATATCTAATGTAGATTTAATGGGGCCAGTCttaatcaacaattttattttatacattaagtTACACATCAATAACACTGTTAATTCCATTTTGATTTAACCTAAGCAAGGTATTGGAAGTCTACACACCTATttcatttatgaaataaaaacgtcgataaataagttattaacaCAACAACATTGACAACAAATGCTAGGAGTATACACAAGAACACTGCATTACTGATATCAGAGagcaatttaaatacaatttaaaatcttCATATCATCATAACACTATAATACAATGGGTCTTAAGCAGGATTGAAAATGAAATGCTACAAtcacttattttattaccaCTGTCAACGTAGCTTGATCAAAATGTTGGATAAATGAATAAGGTACCTagcctttaattttcaatcacacTTAAGCCTCATtgcattatattaatataatatgttcaaGATGAACTGACTGAAATGATCACTTTATGAAAAGCTTACTTGACAGTATTGCAGTATTTTTCTATACACAATAAAATTCACTTGTCCACTACACTCTTAAATGCTAATTAAGTCTGTTCATCACAACACTCTTGCACCTCATCATTGTTTTTTTCACTAACCAGTAGTTCCGAGGTGCAACGGTATGGTTGAATTGACTGTTAACATCGGTCATTCTTTACCGATGGATTGAGGTCATGGAAGTAAGCGTGTGCCATTGCATCATCAGCGGGCATTCTTAGGGCTGGGTTGCAAGTTAGGAGACGAGCAAGGAGATCTCTGCCTCGTGCGGGGAGGCGTGGTACGACTTGAGCTAGACCCAAGCTTGGTTGGTACACTGGCAGTGGTTTGTAGTCAGGCAGCTGAGTCACACCTGGCCATGTATCCTCATTAGGAGTGCCTGTAATAAGATAGTAGtgcatacttatttaaataaacttaaattgtaTTAGGAAGACTGACAACATCATGCTTGACATTGTATTAATAAATCTATGcagtgtttatttatgtaacatttgttttaagAGTGATTTGTTGGATAAGTTtagttattttcaaattataataagtgCTTAATGCAATAATGGCTATTACACTAACCAGATCTTTAAAGATAACTGCAAACATTACCCCAACAAATTAGACCCAAAGTGGAATAAAggtaataattagtattttatttgacCTGTAtgttatttcgttttattgaaGTAGCAGTTAGTAATGTGTACTACCAAGATTAATAGTAATAGTTATTTTCCAAATTGCTAATAACTCAAAGGAACATACCAAGCAGTTTGAAGATCCTCTTCAATTGATCATCAACATCTGATCCAGGGAACAGTGGTCTGCCAGAATTAGCCAGCTCAGCAAATATACATCCAGCTGACCACATATCAATACTAGTTGTGTACAGCTTAGCTCCAAACAGGACATCCGGTGGCCGATACCACAGCGTCACCACCTCCGCCGAATAACATTTCACGGGAATACCAAATGCTCTAGCCAAACCAAAATCAGCTAGTTTCAATTCACCATTTTTATTAATCAGTAAGTTTTGAGGCTTCAAATCCCTATGCAGAACGTTGTGACTGTGACAGAAAGCGAGTCCCCGAAGCAGCTGATACATGAATGATTTAACTACATCCAGATCTATCTCACCGTTCAGACTGTCGAAGTACTTCTTCAAGTCTTGGTCGCAATGTTCAAATACAAGGGTAAGCTTCTTTTCACTATGCAAGACGTCGTAAAGGCGAACAATATTCTTATGTTTTAATTCTTTGAGAAGGCATATTTCTCGTAGAGCTGAAGATGGTACCCCTTCATCGTCGTCGTCTAACCTTACACGTTTAAGTGCTACTATTTCATGAGTCTCTTTATTTTTAGCTTTAAAAACCGTACCGTACGTCCCCTCACCAATCTTCTCCAATTTCTCGTATTTctgcattatttataaaatactacaaaataaaacagccGTATAAAATCGATTGTTTATCCTGAAGGGAGTATCTTTTGACAGTTCAATTTGACAGCGCCTTTtgtcaaattattatattttccgaACATAgtattgaattaacaaaaaatattgtgtaatttttttgtttcatctGATATCAGCACTaacaacttaataataaacgttagataaaatattgtacacattcaattataaataattatacgttttttttgttaatgaattCACTCTTGGCATAAAGTGATAAAACATTCTTCACAAAATAGTAAGTCGTTCGAAGTCCTTAGCCTTAGGTA
The sequence above is drawn from the Anticarsia gemmatalis isolate Benzon Research Colony breed Stoneville strain chromosome 17, ilAntGemm2 primary, whole genome shotgun sequence genome and encodes:
- the LOC142979976 gene encoding uncharacterized protein LOC142979976 → MEFPRMCPIRWLSQSDQNFGMCSPHEFMYPLYDMHSSYFRPWKWQDQTTVKELSSTIENEKGNFKITLDVQHFRPNEINVKVSNREIIVEGQHEERPDTHGFVTRQFKRRYPLPSQYPSENVSCTLSSDGILTIIAEKSITQEVEKIVPIKMCGARQTLIETKISSEISEKTQKENIKDTEDFMSKNKSQVMVKEDHSRLLRPELLKEATNGTCTEKTAVKESVDIMKTSIKTDPLNISSTTNKIEESIGKSIMGLTALTEQLGQSSLASTSEMCGMKSTTENKCGMKVESDKITCGIKVPTESISSMKAASETTCGMKAATDNIMKGVTENICGVKGASETICGMKTASETTCGMKAASESTCGMKAATENICGMKGATENICGMKGATENICGMKGASENVSGMKSSSEMSGMKSSLGMSGIKGVTEMGSLKNSSEMSGMKGMSRTVIEESSSSYKSSSSSMSSSMRVSGKTGDCVSDIISAELREAAENV
- the Cdk5 gene encoding cyclin-dependent kinase 5; the protein is MQKYEKLEKIGEGTYGTVFKAKNKETHEIVALKRVRLDDDDEGVPSSALREICLLKELKHKNIVRLYDVLHSEKKLTLVFEHCDQDLKKYFDSLNGEIDLDVVKSFMYQLLRGLAFCHSHNVLHRDLKPQNLLINKNGELKLADFGLARAFGIPVKCYSAEVVTLWYRPPDVLFGAKLYTTSIDMWSAGCIFAELANSGRPLFPGSDVDDQLKRIFKLLGTPNEDTWPGVTQLPDYKPLPVYQPSLGLAQVVPRLPARGRDLLARLLTCNPALRMPADDAMAHAYFHDLNPSVKNDRC